A genomic segment from Anaerolineae bacterium encodes:
- a CDS encoding alpha/beta hydrolase produces the protein MREAGFVVAAVNDRLAPQAHFPAMIEDVKCAAVRFLRAHAAGYHLDAAHIGVWGGSAGGYLAALLGTSDVSAGWDVGPYLEQPSWVQAVVVMFGPADLPALFAHSTRPQGQRRLLLVFDAASPEGPVWVVASPVTYITPGDPPFLILQGDQDKVVPPEQARRLYERLQQAGVAAQLVQLLLEV, from the coding sequence TTGCGCGAGGCCGGTTTCGTGGTGGCCGCGGTGAACGATCGCCTGGCGCCCCAGGCGCATTTCCCGGCCATGATTGAGGATGTGAAATGTGCTGCCGTGCGTTTTCTGCGCGCGCACGCGGCCGGGTACCATCTCGACGCCGCCCATATCGGCGTCTGGGGTGGCAGCGCCGGGGGGTACCTGGCGGCACTTTTGGGCACCAGTGACGTCTCGGCCGGCTGGGATGTGGGGCCTTATCTCGAACAGCCCAGCTGGGTGCAGGCGGTGGTGGTCATGTTCGGCCCGGCCGATTTGCCCGCCTTGTTTGCGCACTCGACCCGCCCTCAGGGGCAGCGGCGCTTGTTGTTGGTGTTCGATGCGGCTTCTCCGGAGGGCCCGGTGTGGGTCGTGGCCAGCCCGGTGACTTATATCACCCCAGGCGACCCACCGTTTCTCATCTTGCAGGGAGACCAGGATAAGGTGGTTCCCCCGGAGCAGGCGCGCAGGCTTTACGAGCGCCTGCAACAGGCGGGTGTGGCGGCCCAGTTGGTCCAGTTGCTTCTGGAAGTCTAG